From the genome of Myripristis murdjan chromosome 22, fMyrMur1.1, whole genome shotgun sequence, one region includes:
- the mgaa gene encoding MAX dimerization protein MGA a isoform X1 has protein sequence MASKKKQKGMVFHQEGATAPTAAPAAAPPAARFAALKPGKASEGGLEQGGFASDEETDKMVKPNTYSKEVLKVSALPTVKHAASLNSQSDNLSPDSVCKGIKVTLDNNSMWNEFFRCRTEMILTKQGSRMFPYCRFRISGLEPTKQYSLIMDIQPVDNSRYKWTGQNWQVAGRADRHVKNQTFAHPESPSTGECWMQNPVSFYKLRLTNDISNQEGNIVLHVLHRYLPRLHVIQSDKAAKDIKLNGPHVVTFTFPQTEFMAVTAYQNSRFAQLKVDYNPFAKGLKEDGSSSLLLKLKSITGKDSRKEGGVTTDEQHPVKKNLKSLLANHKPRSLKVAEQKVSTPEDQKTSSPNKDESPAKSMGETSRSNTRPAQKLFSELIREAHVSLKRCNLEQLRINNSTTCKNEQTDTKDTAVKGRDATDDSLSLKKHSETSSAKTTENTMKKNALKSSKEDKHLVGKLNCKGTVLTDCTAVRDTSSTARVSASAVSLNSADSNCKSKLVAKPEENAKPHKRPAPLPLPALALFLKQHRPKPRQVKTEPKSHTVALTESPLDISHSTAPSATATPLPDHTDKPADPSADIGSKIAEPCSQVSGCTGSHLHPAGKIMTVTRQAAETGHQAPSPSCQATVATTDHEGLRTDCLASVDVAESQALESDGAPVLTNPHEPFYTSGTTISTMSTALTTSSASPVVSAALNTVLPVPDSPQTPTFTESATLPSTPSNIKPASLLPDSECSSFGFEPLSPASSPESLPPLPASLALELSPAPSGLTSKVVPQSEDAASVFKWHTVLPLPDPFGTTFIQPPPQPPPLSSPTAPLLPSQSPSHSGSQALATTTSSLPTDAATSFQENDQSLPFPAELSPLALQLSLSPTFSSLDGDALSPTPSIADLVHFFSTDDDLGMEVDFSNTEAAPPSCPPFSTVAPSAQGPCPQITPSPANKPQKCKKKSRRGRPPMDKALKRGHFSDISMQANLEEVEEQLFISFTSKEALRLHLGDSSEGTGVTAQPQRPSVAEPQQHTEAAKNVEAPESLEERIAAFEKVLLRDMKMMKHRQVIHPVLQEVGLKMNLLDPMLSIDLQYLGVRLPIPPPGVSLEPLADTLAPPQSVSAAFVSRTGKTTDVTQIKGWRDKFAPSEPSSTPASSKPEVATNSDVPKRNLSAFCSDMLDEYLENEGKLIDERAASFSQAAAVAEPVAYELPTRSTSYVRTLDSILRKQTSTSPTSALISGFVPPSKRPKFPPMELKKSRKTHTKQRVVGSKQNKLKLSAAISTHTDISAAAPEQQTSPSSSPVKAGKTRPVTPLSEHTAPITESPPRSKKKHFKIHSDTFDHTAPITCSPKRKKRLKRKSLSPSAFRSAPPGISGDMAPLESDSELGNADDDGRDTRPLVTKALLKQRDLEDGVVWEGRPRTCITEERAAIALTSLFTLMGFVCENPTAPIQMIKRRAPPCLNDFCRLGCVCSSLAQPGRPSHCGRAHCMFGCGCLKQKVVLLKNLDGPDSSPSDQAAGRKRRRKKRMKMAYILKEADSVSQPAERVRTLWRKDAADADLEPVHAPEPACLPWASEGGGEGSSCARVRAYGSRKTPRLSHKEGRGQPKAARRKEPSLKKSKIKSSSPAAEPHQLAPTAPPSAQCPAVEPEPMPSKRLTIVAECQWPSEAERNDVLQKVCVAMASDQLDKPLWIQSYLITPLSRATEEDGGGRCVHYKVRISEPRPDPANTSRPARPQQQQEEEEEEEEEEEEEEEGLEDWQREVMEEEEEEEEEQCLEDWQREVEEDDEGLDDWQRQIEEECAEREEDGEKRGQKEEERAEKMKMISMGLPFLTGISPAGFLSARRRQRGDSENVVQVNGKLYPLAKIQLGGMGALHPANRLAAYLTGRVGPVRHLRGPAQPSSSSSSSSSSSSVSSSSSLLSSSKLHPSQTSSTTSQTAASSAAKPRVPAPGAAEVKADRSHPASTHPPPARLGLFAAPPRPGRGAGAGPPLILGSAPRFFTVVRPASGGGASHLRAVPAASFSSAPTSDSKAAQATPGVVSPLNPSPGTAAPSKTQVLMVPVPGAGGTGPVQNLLTRPLASAPPTAGQRILLTSVRTPVGTQYFRKVDGKLVQLVPLNQLRAVNPNLVVQRAPVPSSSPVPVSSLQASAPVGSQSNPVTSIATTMTTTTASIPSRLAFSVPSLSTSLPTGSGFLLSQKGTCTFKIIPSNGTKEPLLVTCPKVPTQPQTKVAVAPGTFTLLQSPQLPPPATVISLKPSGGQGAEHGVKTVTVSTMPVGSGGAVELSRLVPVKPTQALPQPSNTQGSTETGSTSLTLPPAPHPAPPPAPSLTPPPAPSLAPPPAPSVTPPPAPSVTPPPAPSLTPPPVPPTDRMSVPPVSHPSIDLTRPGSPELASDLVDLDIVCVDDEMAYAAREPVGGAQSDKAKATPGRKQKKEVEVVDLVVSSSEETENSSDDVDDVDSGGGGGEQDLATRINRKIHNALERSRREAMAGRFHGLRRELGLSDEKTSKIRILRKAKQDILSLTKRSMKLKVEMTRLRKRRAELAAAVAQRTGESAESVSRKVQRVSYVQRLSGVLAGGTGSGGGVEAEDLRDELERRAERSSDEDNVILTNHSSDDDVTEVDIEMVEESDEPSPVTTTTKSRRSDRTSQSCRKASGQQVASSFRALSSLVKVESETPSQELVLQQACEEIWALESEAERLQSVKASLSQQRAAYIREISLRSGKSEQRILRKLQLLSAKQMRLEAEQERRRTAKPPAGGGAAERPPESSTAERPPATPPVPPVAPPTVPPVTPPPVPPSQQSQTSSQRVVIVPTPLLAPPTVSHNPSVARDRPRTIPNILSRRKPLAPPPSATEPYTDECPSIQALVPTEVLSLVGAALPGQQVVTLSPLVQRPTLLQTPPTPGVASVTLNISNLTNQHLRLSSLAPPPPGKIYSGSALLPSNLTAQSLPAVLQLAQTSSPQQPAEPPPPPQVIPGDSAGLEALQMFPKFLTMMEFPTQNQSRTLSSPSDPAPGSEPSPSAGRSSGGAAAEQEMKQEVRAPGTGNEQKQQEEESDGEGLTSLLNEIVFLNQQVGPPEDEAPPPSPSARPSSETEREAAGGVGEEEGEEHPLLLQLDEDPSGSGSEQGGGVANGHADAQLGSDSSADGLRQPHNPQCTAKGGALTPPPLLQMKVGGGGGGGGAMKAEPGGDRAGGQEGGVAWRPMPRLVPLGLRSNTQT, from the exons ATGGCTTCTAAGAAGAAGCAGAAAGGCATGGTGTTTCATCAAGAAGGGGCGACTGCCCCGACAGCGGCACCTGCAGCTGCCCCTCCAGCTGCTCGCTTTGCCGCCTTAAAACCAGGCAAAGCAAGTGAAGGGGGCTTAGAACAAGGTGGCTTTGCCAGTGACGAAGAAACAGACAAGATGGTAAAACCCAACACTTACTCAAAGGAAGTCCTCAAAGTGTCTGCACTCCCCACAGTGAAGCATGCTGCCAGTTTGAATTCTCAGTCGGACAATCTGTCACCAGATAGCGTCTGCAAAGGCATCAAAGTGACCTTGGACAACAACAGCATGTGGAACGAGTTCTTCAGATGCAGAACTGAGATGATCCTGACTAAACAAGGCAGCAGGATGTTTCCCTACTGCCGTTTTCGCATCTCTGGCTTGGAACCAACCAAGCAGTACTCTCTCATTATGGACATACAACCTGTAGACAACAGTCGCTACAAGTGGACTGGTCAAAACTGGCAAGTTGCTGGGAGGGCAGACCGTCATGTGAAGAATCAGACATTTGCTCATCCTGAGTCACCGTCAACAGGGGAGTGCTGGATGCAGAATCCAGTGTCGTTTTACAAACTCAGGCTCACCAACGACATCTCCAACCAAGAGGGGAACATCGTCTTGCACGTGCTGCATCGCTACTTGCCGCGACTGCATGTGATCCAGTCTGACAAAGCTGCTAAAGACATAAAGCTTAACGGGCCTCATGTTGTAACATTCACGTTCCCCCAGACTGAGTTCATGGCAGTGACAGCTTACCAGAACTCGCGGTTTGCTCAGCTGAAAGTTGACTACAACCCATTTGCTAAAGGACTTAAGGAGGATGGATCCAGTTCGTTGTTGCTGAAGCTCAAATCGATCACTGGCAAAGACTCGCGCAAAGAGGGAGGTGTAACTACCGATGAGCAGCATCCTGTGAAAAAGAACTTGAAGTCTCTGCTTGCAAATCATAAACCTAGAAGCTTGAAAGTAGCAGAGCAGAAAGTGTCAACTCCAGAAGACCAGAAGACCTCCAGCCCAAACAAAGACGAGTCACCTGCCAAATCCATGGGGGAAACTTCTCG CAGCAATACACGTCCTGCTCAGAAGTTATTTTCTGAACTGATCCGGGAGGCTCATGTTTCCCTGAAAAGATGCAACTTGGAGCAGCTGCGCATCAATAACAGCACTACttgcaaaaatgaacaaactgaCACTAAGGACACTGCTGTCAAAGGCAGAGATGCCACTGATGACAGCTTGTCTCTCAAAAAGCATTCTGAAACCTCATCTGCAAagacaactgaaaacacaatgaagAAAAATGCCTTGAAGTCTTCAAAAGAGGACAAACACCTTGTAGGTAAACTGAACTGTAAGGGTACTGTATTGACAGACTGCACTGCGGTCAGGGATACGTCATCCACTGCACGTGTTTCTGCTTCAGCAGTGTCTCTAAACTCTGCAGACTCTAACTGTAAAAGTAAACTTGTAGCTAAACCTGAGGAGAATGCAAAGCCACACAAACGGCCTGCGCCCTTGCCTCTGCCAGCCCTCGCTCTGTTTCTGAAGCAGCATCGACCGAAACCAAGGCAGGTCAAGACCGAGCCAAAGTCTCATACAGTAGCCCTGACTGAATCCCCATTAGACATTTCTCATTCTACTGCACCTTCTGCTACTGCCACTCCACTTCCTGACCACACTGACAAACCAGCTGATCCTTCAGCTGATATTGGCAGTAAGATCGCCGAACCTTGCAGCCAAGTGTCTGGTTGCACTGGTTCACATCTTCATCCAGCTGGAAAGATCATGACTGTTACTCGTCAAGCAGCTGAAACAGGCCACCAGGCTCCCAGTCCTTCATGTCAAGCTACAGTTGCCACTACAGATCATGAGGGCTTAAGAACTGATTGCTTGGCCTCAGTTGACGTTGCTGAAAGCCAGGCCTTGGAGTCAGATGGTGCACCAGTGTTAACCAATCCACATGAGCCATTTTATACCTCTGGGACAACTATATCTACAATGTCCACAGCTCTTACTACCTCTTCTGCATCTCCTGTGGTGTCAGCAGCCCTCAACACAGTGTTACCTGTCCCTGACAGCCCCCAGACACCAACCTTTACAGAGTCTGCCACACTACCATCAACACCATCCAACATTAAGCCTGCCTCTTTGCTACCTGACTCTGAATGTTCATCCTTTGGCTTTGAGCCTTTGTCACCTGCAAGCTCACCCGAGTCCTtaccccccctccccgcctCTTTAGCATTAGAGCTTAGTCCTGCACCCTCAGGACTCACTTCAAAAGTTGTACCACAGAGTGAAGATGCTGCATCTGTCTTTAAATGGCATACAGTGTTACCTCTACCTGACCCATTTGGAACCACATTTATTCAGCCCCCACCACAGCCTCCTCCATTATCATCCCCTACTGCACCTTTGTTGCCTTCACAGTCTCCCTCCCACTCAGGCTCACAGGCTCTTGCCACCACCACATCTTCTCTTCCCACTGATGCAGCCACATCATTTCAAGAGAACGACCAGTCGCTTCCCTTTCCGGCAGAATTGTCTCCCCTTGCACTGCAGCTGTCACTGTCTCCAACCTTTTCCTCGTTAGATGGAGATGCATTGTCCCCCACTCCTTCGATTGCAGACCTTGTGCACTTTTTTTCTACTGATGACGATCTTGGAATGGAGGTGGATTTTTCAAACACAGAGGCAGCGCCGCCTTCCTGCCCACCTTTTAGCACAGTAGCACCCAGTGCACAGGGGCCCTGTCCGCAGATAACGCCATCCCCAGCTAACAAGCCCCAGAAATGCAAGAAGAAATCAAGGCGGGGAAGACCTCCGATGGATAAGGCTCTTAAGAGGGGCCACTTCTCCGACATTAGCATGCAAGCCAACCTTGAGGAAGTGGAGGAACAGTTATTTATTTCCTTCACATCAAAG gaAGCCCTCAGGCTGCACCTCGGGGACTCCTCTGAAGGCACGGGGGTCACCGCACAACCTCAGAGGCCTTCTGTCGCAGAACCACAGCAACACACCGAGGCAGCCAAGAACG TTGAAGCTCCGGAGAGCCTGGAGGAGAGGATAGCGGCCTTTGAGAAGGTTCTTCTGAGAGACATGAAGATGATGAAACACAGACAGGTCATCCACCCCGTCCTGCAGGAAG TTGGACTGAAGATGAACCTGCTGGATCCGATGCTCTCCATCGACCTGCAGTATCTGGGCGTCCGCCTACCGATCCCTCCGCCTGGAGTCTCTCTGGAGCCGCTCGCCGACACGCTGGCACCGCCACAAA GTGTTTCTGCTGCGTTTGTGTCGAGGACAGGGAAGACGACTGACGTCACACAGATTAAAGGCTGGAGAGATAAGTTCGCTCCATCTGAGCCTTCGTCAACTCCTGCCTCCTCTAAACCTGAAG TTGCCACCAACTCAGATGTCCCCAAGAGGAACTTGTCGGCGTTCTGCAGCGACATGCTGGACGAATATCTGGAAAATGAGGGCAAGCTGATCGACGAGCGCGCCGCCAGCTTCTCCCAGGCGGCAGCGGTGGCGGAGCCGGTGGCGTACGAGCTTCCCACCAGGAGCACCAGTTACGTCCGCACCCTCGACAGCATTCTTAGGAAACAAACATCAACCTCCCCCACCTCCGCCCTCATTTCAGGCTTTGTGCCCCCCTCTAAGAGACCCAAATTTCCCCCCATGGAGCTGAAAAAGTCAAGGAAAACACATACGAAGCAGAGAGTGGTGGGTTCTAAGCAGAACAAACTCAAACTGTCAGCTGCGATTTCAACACATACAGACATTTCAGCAGCCGCCCCTGAACAGCAGACATCCCCGTCCTCGTCTCCCGTGAAGGCCGGCAAAACCAGGCCAGTCACCCCCCTGTCAGAGCACACGGCACCCATCACCGAATCACCTCCACGGTCAAAgaagaaacatttcaaaatccACTCGGATACATTTGATCACACAGCGCCCATCACCTGCAGtccaaagaggaaaaagagactGAAAAGGAAAAGCCTGAGTCCGTCTGCGTTCAGGAGCGCCCCGCCGGGGATTTCGGGGGACATGGCGCCCCTGGAGTCGGACTCGGAGCTGGGGAACGCCGACGACGACGGCAGGGACACCAGACCCCTGGTGACCAAGGCCCTGCTGAAGCAGAGGGACCTGGAGGACGGCGTGGTGTGGGAGGGCCGGCCGAGGACCTGCATCACCGAGGAGAGGGCCGCCATCGCCCTGACCTCACTCTTCACCTTAATG GGCTTCGTGTGCGAGAATCCCACGGCTCCCATCCAGATGATCAAGCGGCGAGCTCCGCCCTGCCTGAACGACTTCTGCCGGCTGGGCTGCGTGTGCTCCAGCCTGGCCCAGCCCGGCCGGCCCTCGCACTGCGGCCGCGCCCACTGCATGTTCGGCTGCGGCTGCCTCAAACAGAAGGTGGTGCTGCTGAAGAACCTGGACGGGCCCGACTCCAGCCCCTCCGACCAGGCCGCcggcaggaagaggaggaggaagaagaggatgaagatggcCTACA TCCTGAAGGAGGCGGACAGCGTGTCCCAGCCGGCCGAGCGGGTCCGGACCCTGTGGAGGAAAGACGCCGCCGACGCAGACCTGGAGCCGGTCCACGCTCCAGAGCCCGCCTGCCTGCCCTGGGCCTCG GAGGGCGGCGGCGAGGGGAGCAGCTGTGCCCGGGTCAGAGCCTACGGCAGCAGGAAGACGCCGCGGCTCAGCCACAAG gaGGGGCGTGGCCAGCCGAAAGCTGCCAGGAGGAAAGAGCCGTCACTGAAGAAGAGCAAGATCAAATCCTCCAGCCCAGCAG CCGAGCCTCATCAGTTGGCGCCGACCGCTCCGCCGTCAGCACAATGCCCGGCGGTGGAACCCGAACCGATGCCGTCAAAGCGCCTGACGATCGTGGCGGAGTGCCAGTGGCCGAGCGAAGCCGAGCGGAACGACGTCCTGCAGAAGGTCTGCGTGGCGATGGCCAGCGACCAGCTGGACAAGCCGCTGTGGATCCAGAGCTACCTCATCACGCCGCTGAGCCGCGCCACCGAGGAGGACGGAGGCGGCCGCTGCGTCCACTACAAGGTCCGCATCTCTGAACCCAGACCGGACCCGGCAAACACCTCGAGGCCTGCaagaccacagcagcagcaggaggaggaggaggaggaggaggaggaggaggaggaggaggaggagggtctgGAGGACTGGCAGAgggaggtgatggaggaggaggaggaggaagaggaggagcagtgttTAGAAGACTggcagagggaggtggaggaggacgaCGAAGGTCTGGACGACTGGCAGAGACAGATAGAAGAGGAGTGTgcggagagggaggaggacggagagaagcgaggacagaaggaggaggagcgagccgagaagatgaagatgatcaGCATGGGTCTGCCTTTCCTGACGGGGATCTCCCCCGCCGGCTTCCTGTCGGCCCGCAGGCGGCAGCGCGGCGACAGCGAGAACGTGGTTCAG GTGAACGGGAAGCTCTATCCTCTGGCTAAGATCCAGCTGGGTGGGATGGGGGCGCTTCACCCGGCAAACCGCCTCGCCGCCTATCTGACGGGCCGGGTCGGACCCGTCAGGCATCTGCGAGGTCCCGCCcagccctcctcttcttcttcctcttcctcctcctcctcctctgtctcttcctcctcctccttactCTCCTCCTCTAAACTCCACCCGAGCCAGACTTCCTCAACAACGTCTCAAACCGCCGCCTCCTCCGCGGCGAAGCCCAGAGTCCCGGCGCCCGGCGCTGCAG AGGTGAAGGCCGACCGGTCACATCCTGCCTCCACACACCCCCCTCCGGCCCGGCTCGGCCTGTTCGCCGCCCCTCCCCGCCCCGGCAGGGGCGCGGGGGCGGGGCCTCCTCTGATCCTGGGCTCGGCTCCCCGGTTCTTTACGGTGGTCCGTCCGGCCTCTGGGGGAGGGGCCAGCCACCTCAGGGCGGTGCCTGCGGCCTCTTTTAGCTCCGCCCCCACGTCAG ACTCCAAGGCTGCACAAGCGACTCCCGGTGTGGTGTCACCTCTAAATCCTTCCCCAGGGACTGCGGCTCCAAGCAAGACGCAGGTGTTGATGGTGCCGGTGCCGGGTGCCGGCGGGACGGGCCCGGTGCAGAACCTCCTGACCCGGCCGCTGGCTTCGGCCCCGCCCACCGCCGGCCAGAGGATCCTCCTGACATCAGTGCGAACGCCAGTGGGCACCCAGTACTTCCGAAAGGTGGATGGCAAACTGGTGCAACTGGTTCCCCTCAACCAGCTGAGAGCTGTGAACCCAAATCTGGTGGTCCAGAGAG CCCCGGTCCCGTCCTCCTCTCCAGTCCCTGTCTCGTCCCTGCAGGCCTCAGCACCTGTCGGCTCCCAGTCCAACCCCGTGACATCCATCGCGACCACCATGACCACGACCACTGCCTCCATTCCCAGCCGCCTGGCCTTCTccgtcccctccctctccacctccctccccacCGGCTCGGGCTTCCTCCTGAGCCAAAAGGGGACGTGCACCTTTAAAATCATCCCCTCCAATGGCACCAAGGAACCTTTACTGGTGACCTGTCCCAAGGTTCCTACGCAGCCGCAGACCAAGGTGGCAGTGGCGCCAGGAACCTTCACCCTCTTGCAATCCCCCCAGCTGCCGCCCCCGGCAACCGTGATTTCCCTGAAACCCTCAGGAGGCCAGGGGGCGGAGCATGGCGTCAAAACGGTGACCGTGTCCACCATGCCTGTGGGTTCTGGTGGAGCGGTGGAGTTATCCAGGCTGGTTCCTGTGAAACCCACCCAGGCTTTGCCCCAGCCCTCTAACACCCAGGGCTCCACGGAGACAGGTAGCACCTCGCTCACCTTACCTCCAGCTCCGCATCCGGCCCCACCTCCAGCTCCATCTCTGACCCCGCCTCCAGCCCCATCTCTGGCCCCGCCTCCAGCCCCATCTGTCACCCCGCCTCCAGCCCCATCGGTCACCCCGCCTCCAGCCCCATCTCTGACCCCGCCTCCAGTCCCGCCTACAGATAGGATGAGCGTCCCGCCCGTATCCCATCCCTCCATTGACCTCACCAGACCCGGCAGTCCCGAGCTGGCCTCCGACCTGGTGGACCTGGACATCGTCTGCGTCGACGATGAGATGGCGTACGCCGCTCGCGAGCCTGTGGGCGGGGCCCAGAGTGACAAAGCAAAGGCCACGCCGGGCAGGAAGCAGAaaaaggaggtggaggtggtggacTTGGTGGTGTCATCGAGCGAGGAGACGGAGAACTCCTCGGACGACGTGGACGATGTggacagcggcggcggcggcggcgaacAGGATCTCGCCACTCGTATCAAT AGGAAGATCCACAACGCGCTGGAGAGGAGCCGGCGGGAGGCGATGGCCGGGCGCTTCCACGGCCTGAGGAGGGAGCTGGGACTGTCCGACGAGAAAACCTCCAAGATCCGGATCCTCAGGAAG gCCAAGCAGGACATCCTGTCGCTGACCAAGAGAAGCATGAAGCTGAAGGTGGAGATGACcaggctgaggaagaggagggcagagctgGCGGCTGCAGTGGCTCAGAGGACAG gggAGAGTGCAGAGAGCGTGAGCAGGAAGGTGCAGAGGGTGAGCTACGTTCAGAGGCTGAGCGGCGTCCTGGCGGGCGGGACAGGAAGTGGCGGCGGCGTGGAGGCGGAGGATCTGCGGGACGAGCTGGAGCGGCGGGCGGAGCGCTCGTCTGACGAGGACAACGTCATCCTCACCAACCACAGCAGT gatgatgatgtcaccgagGTGGACATAGAGATGGTGGAGGAGAGCGACGAGCCGAGCCCGGTGACGACGACGACGAAGAGCCGCCGCTCAGA CCGGACGAGTCAGAGCTGCAGGAAGGCGTCTGGCCAGCAGGTGGCGTCGAGCTTCAGGGCTCTGAGCTCCTTGGTGAAGGTGGAGAGTGAGACGCCGTCGCAGGAGCTCGTCCTGCAGCAG gcctgTGAGGAGATCTGGGCCCTGGAGAGCGAGGCGGAGAGGCTGCAGAGTGTGAAGGCGTCGCTGAGCCAGCAGAGGGCGGCCTACATCAGGGAGATCTCACTGCGATCCG GGAAGAGCGAGCAGCGGATCCTGAGGAAGCTGCAGCTCCTGTCCGCCAAGCAGATGAGGCTGGAGGCGGAGCAAGAGCGACGCAGGACCGCCAAGCCGCCAGCGGGGGGCGGCGCAGCCGAGCGGCCGccagagagcagcacagccGAGCGGCCGCCAGCCACGCCCCCTGTCCCTcctgtagccccgcccactgttCCTCCTGTAACCCCGCCCCCTGTCCCGCCCTCCCAGCAGTCCCAAACCAGCAGCCAGCGGGTCGTTATCGTACCGACACCCCttctggccccgcccactgtgTCCCACAATCCATCAGTGGCGAGGGACAGGCCGAGGACGATTCCCAACATCCTGTCTCGCAGGAAGCCGCTGGCCCCGCCCCCGTCGGCCACGGAGCCGTACACAG ACGAGTGTCCGTCCATCCAGGCTCTGGTTCCCACCGAGGTGCTGTCATTGGTCGGGGCTGCGTTGCCGGGGCAACAGGTGGTGACTCTGAGCCCTCTGGTCCAGAGGCCGACTCTGCTGCAGACTCCGCCCACTCCAG GCGTGGCATCGGTCACCCTCAACATCTCCAACCTGACCAATCAGCACCTCCGCCTGAGCTCTCTGGCCCCGCCTCCTCCCGGTAAGATCTACAGCGGCTCCGCCCTGCTGCCCTCTAACCTGACAG CTCAGAGCCTTCCCGCCGTGCTGCAGCTGGCTCAGACTTCGTCTCCACAGCAACCAgccgagccgccgccgccgccgcaggTCATCCCCGGCGACTCGGCGGGACTCGAGGCTCTGCAGATGTTCCCCAAATTTCTCACCATGATGGAGTTCCCGACCCAGAACCAGAGCCGGACTCTGTCCTCGCCGTCTGACCCCGCCCCCGGATCCGAACCCTCGCCGTCCGCGGGGCGGAgctctggaggagctgctgcagagcaggaaatgaaacaggaagtgagggcTCCCGGAACAGGAAAtgagcagaagcagcaggaggaggagagcgacgGCGAGGGTCTGACGTCTCTTCTCAACGAGATCGTCTTCCTCAACCAGCAGGTCGGCCCGCCGGAGGacgaagccccgcccccctcgccGTCCGCCAGGCCCTCCTCTGAGACGGAGCGGGAGGCGGCGGGCggcgtgggggaggaggagggggaggagcatCCCCTGCTCCTGCAGCTGGATGAGGACCCGAGTGGGAGTGGCTCAGAGCAGGGAGGGGGCGTGGCTAACGGGCACGCTGACGCTCAGCTGGGATCGGACTCCTCCGCCGACGGGCTGAGACAGCCACAtaacccacaatgcactgcaaaagGCGGCGCCCTGACCCCGCCCCCCCTGCTGCAGATGAAGGTgggcgggggcgggggtgggggtggggccaTGAAGGCGGAGCCCGGCGGCGACAGAGCGGGAGGGCAGGAGGGCGGCGTGGCGTGGAGGCCGATGCCGAGGCTGGTGCCTCTGGGCCTGAGGAGCAACACGCAGACGTAG